From the Bacillota bacterium genome, one window contains:
- a CDS encoding 4Fe-4S binding protein: MSKLLQTEYVGLQLKSPVLAASSNITGTVDGMRRCEDNGAGAVVMKSLFEQEVCRQAPTPRFYIIEHNMGTYKTFSFYSYEQASVWDVDRYCEEIRRAKESLEIPVIASINCISQEGWVHYAKMCEQAGADALELNVSCPHGSVTFRGLNVEQEIAAIVDLVRRNVSLPIVAKLSPMLTSPMQVALDVEKNGADAIVIFNRMTGLEIDVDREEPVLHGGYAGHGGPWAIQYPLRWISQIYPKVQCQLSGSGGVSEAQDVIKYVLCGATVVQVCTAVFMQGYEIFQRLNRGMERHLEAKGYGNIGELRGKIVPKLKGTEEVDRRHWLLADIDQEHCNACGICQRVCTFFAVDNIDGKYVINDQCDGCGMCYVRCPQKAIVMEDYQGQVVMSRR; encoded by the coding sequence ATGAGCAAGCTTTTGCAGACAGAATATGTGGGATTGCAGTTGAAAAGTCCGGTGTTGGCGGCTTCCTCCAATATTACCGGGACCGTGGACGGGATGCGCCGCTGCGAGGACAATGGGGCGGGGGCAGTGGTGATGAAGAGCCTCTTCGAACAGGAAGTGTGTCGGCAGGCTCCTACCCCCCGGTTTTACATTATCGAACATAATATGGGCACTTACAAGACCTTTTCCTTCTATTCCTACGAGCAGGCCAGTGTGTGGGATGTGGATCGCTACTGCGAAGAGATCCGACGGGCCAAGGAATCCCTGGAGATCCCGGTGATCGCGAGTATCAACTGCATTAGCCAGGAAGGTTGGGTGCATTACGCCAAGATGTGCGAGCAGGCGGGAGCCGATGCCTTAGAACTCAACGTCTCCTGTCCCCATGGCTCCGTGACCTTCCGGGGCCTTAATGTGGAGCAGGAGATCGCGGCCATTGTGGATCTGGTGCGCCGCAACGTCTCTTTGCCCATCGTGGCGAAGCTCAGCCCCATGCTCACCTCGCCCATGCAGGTGGCTTTGGATGTGGAGAAAAACGGTGCCGATGCCATTGTAATCTTTAACCGGATGACAGGACTAGAGATCGACGTAGATAGGGAAGAACCGGTGTTGCACGGCGGCTATGCGGGACATGGCGGACCTTGGGCGATTCAGTATCCCTTGCGCTGGATCAGCCAGATTTATCCCAAGGTGCAATGTCAGCTCAGTGGCAGCGGTGGGGTGAGCGAAGCCCAGGACGTGATTAAGTACGTGCTTTGCGGTGCCACCGTAGTCCAGGTCTGTACCGCGGTCTTCATGCAGGGCTACGAAATCTTCCAGCGGCTGAACCGGGGTATGGAAAGACACTTGGAAGCTAAGGGATATGGGAATATTGGAGAGTTGCGGGGCAAGATCGTTCCGAAGCTTAAGGGCACCGAAGAAGTGGATCGGCGCCACTGGCTGCTGGCGGACATTGACCAGGAACACTGCAACGCATGCGGTATCTGCCAGCGGGTGTGCACCTTCTTTGCGGTGGACAACATCGATGGGAAGTATGTAATTAACGATCAGTGTGACGGTTGTGGCATGTGCTATGTCCGTTGTCCCCAGAAGGCCATCGTGATGGAGGATTACCAGGGACAAGTGGTGATGTCAAGGAGGTAG
- a CDS encoding zinc-binding dehydrogenase — MAKTFAMVLEEFNKPLVPTEVEIPELTEGQILVRISYAGICGSDVHMWRGEDARTPLPMILGHEGVGYIEKIKGEVKDINGVPLKEGDFILWSRSVSCGKCYYCRIAMTPERCPQRWTYGIHRGFAEPPHLLGCYARHIVVEAGTDIFRADPNKIDPAVLVSASCSGATVAHAFELGRPQFGDVVLVQGAGPLGLYGVAFAKQSGASQIIVIAGTESRLELAKKLGATMVLNRRKTSLEERKELIMEATYGRGVDVALEAAGTVPAFEEGITLLRPGGTYLSVGFGVPAGTTELDCFEIVRRNLKIQGVWVSDTRHTHQALAVLYNDAEAFSEIVSHRIPLAEADRALELMGSQQMVKGVLVCS, encoded by the coding sequence ATGGCCAAGACTTTTGCGATGGTGCTGGAGGAGTTTAACAAGCCCTTGGTGCCCACGGAAGTGGAGATCCCGGAGCTCACCGAGGGCCAGATCTTGGTGCGGATCAGTTACGCGGGGATTTGTGGTTCCGACGTGCACATGTGGCGGGGGGAAGATGCGCGTACGCCTCTGCCGATGATCCTCGGCCATGAGGGTGTGGGGTATATTGAGAAAATCAAGGGTGAAGTCAAGGACATCAACGGTGTGCCTCTGAAGGAAGGGGACTTTATCCTGTGGAGTCGATCCGTCAGCTGTGGCAAGTGCTATTACTGCCGGATCGCCATGACGCCGGAACGGTGTCCTCAGCGCTGGACTTACGGAATTCACCGGGGCTTTGCGGAACCTCCCCATCTGTTGGGCTGCTATGCGCGGCACATCGTCGTGGAGGCGGGCACCGATATCTTCCGGGCGGATCCAAACAAAATCGACCCGGCGGTGTTGGTATCCGCGTCCTGTTCTGGAGCCACCGTGGCCCATGCCTTTGAGCTGGGACGGCCCCAATTTGGCGACGTGGTACTGGTTCAGGGAGCAGGACCTTTGGGTCTATACGGGGTGGCCTTCGCCAAGCAGAGTGGTGCTTCCCAGATTATCGTTATTGCGGGTACCGAATCCCGGTTAGAGCTAGCCAAGAAACTGGGGGCTACCATGGTTTTGAACCGGCGGAAGACTTCGTTGGAGGAACGGAAGGAACTCATTATGGAGGCTACCTATGGTCGCGGGGTGGATGTGGCCCTAGAGGCGGCGGGGACTGTGCCGGCCTTTGAAGAAGGAATTACCCTGTTGCGTCCCGGGGGTACTTACCTGTCCGTAGGGTTTGGTGTTCCGGCGGGGACTACGGAACTGGATTGCTTTGAGATCGTCAGGAGAAACCTGAAGATCCAAGGGGTCTGGGTCAGTGACACCCGCCATACCCATCAAGCGTTGGCTGTATTGTACAACGACGCGGAGGCCTTCTCCGAGATTGTCAGCCACCGGATCCCCTTGGCGGAGGCGGACCGGGCCCTGGAGTTGATGGGCAGTCAACAAATGGTTAAAGGTGTATTGGTGTGTAGCTAA
- a CDS encoding LacI family transcriptional regulator: MKKDVTIKDVAKRAGVAPSTVSRVLTNSPGVGPKTREQIKRILREMGYRPNAAARGLVHSKNQAIGLVVPCGLSLYFGNPYFTEVVSGIAETAATRGYHLVLYTPPPGEGAGPIITDRRTDAFIVMGTKRDDPLLPMLQEWGVPVVLINRRQPRLPGIYCVDAANEEGGRLGAQFLAGRGIEEVAVLMGPRDAPVAWDRYQGFVLECERLQLHITAELEGEFLENRAYELVRELIGTGRLPQAFFAVNDMMAIGCLRACRDLGVKVPQEVSVLGFDDIQLATFVTPSLTTIRLPTYAMGAEAARVAIRGVEGESAEELTVLPVELVERASVR, translated from the coding sequence TTGAAGAAAGATGTTACCATCAAAGATGTAGCCAAACGGGCCGGTGTGGCCCCTTCTACCGTTTCCCGGGTGCTCACCAACAGTCCCGGGGTGGGACCGAAAACCCGGGAACAGATTAAGAGAATCCTGCGGGAGATGGGGTACCGACCCAATGCGGCGGCAAGGGGTTTAGTGCACAGCAAGAATCAGGCCATTGGGTTAGTGGTGCCCTGTGGTCTTTCCCTCTATTTTGGCAACCCCTATTTCACCGAGGTGGTCAGTGGCATCGCGGAGACCGCCGCCACCCGGGGTTATCACCTGGTGCTGTATACCCCGCCCCCCGGAGAAGGGGCGGGTCCCATCATTACCGATCGCCGCACCGATGCCTTCATCGTGATGGGTACGAAGCGGGACGATCCCCTTTTGCCCATGCTGCAGGAATGGGGTGTGCCCGTGGTCCTGATTAACCGCCGACAGCCGCGGCTGCCAGGGATCTATTGTGTGGATGCAGCCAACGAGGAGGGGGGGAGGCTTGGGGCCCAGTTTCTGGCCGGGCGGGGGATTGAAGAAGTGGCTGTCTTGATGGGGCCCAGGGATGCTCCTGTGGCTTGGGATCGCTACCAGGGCTTCGTCCTGGAATGTGAACGGCTGCAACTGCACATCACCGCAGAGCTAGAGGGGGAATTCCTAGAAAATCGGGCCTATGAATTGGTACGGGAGTTGATCGGCACAGGACGGCTTCCCCAGGCCTTCTTTGCTGTCAATGATATGATGGCCATCGGGTGTTTACGGGCCTGTCGGGATCTGGGGGTGAAGGTCCCGCAGGAGGTCTCGGTTTTGGGGTTCGATGACATCCAGTTGGCCACCTTTGTCACCCCGAGTCTTACCACCATCCGCCTGCCCACCTATGCCATGGGGGCGGAGGCGGCCCGGGTGGCTATTCGTGGTGTGGAGGGGGAGTCGGCGGAGGAACTGACTGTCTTGCCGGTGGAACTGGTGGAGCGAGCCAGTGTGAGGTAG
- the sfsA gene encoding DNA/RNA nuclease SfsA, with translation MKWVPGTFVRRLNRFVAEVEAPADNFAHVPSSGRMRELLLPGSNVLLKDKGVGEWKYRYQLCFVQTGSLWVSIDSLLPNRLVAQALQNRWSLGLPPYSSFRREVSFEGSRFDFLLEGPQPVVVEVKSVTLVEAGWAMFPDAPTERGVKHLRELIQLRGKGYLCFVLFVVQREDAQRFKPNEGAHREFAEVLREARACGVELRAYDCRVTPPEVSLRREIPVDF, from the coding sequence ATGAAGTGGGTGCCCGGGACCTTTGTACGTCGGTTGAACCGTTTTGTGGCTGAGGTTGAGGCCCCAGCGGATAACTTTGCCCATGTTCCCTCCTCGGGGCGCATGAGGGAACTTCTGCTTCCCGGCAGCAACGTTCTGTTGAAAGATAAGGGAGTGGGGGAGTGGAAGTACCGATACCAGTTATGCTTTGTCCAGACCGGTTCCCTTTGGGTGTCCATCGATTCCTTACTCCCCAACCGGCTGGTGGCCCAGGCTTTGCAGAACCGCTGGTCTTTGGGTTTACCTCCCTATTCCTCCTTTCGGCGAGAAGTAAGCTTTGAGGGCAGTCGCTTCGATTTTCTTCTGGAGGGTCCCCAGCCTGTGGTGGTGGAAGTGAAATCGGTGACCTTGGTGGAGGCCGGTTGGGCCATGTTTCCCGATGCCCCCACCGAACGGGGCGTTAAGCACCTGCGGGAACTGATCCAACTGCGGGGAAAAGGCTATTTGTGTTTCGTGCTCTTTGTGGTGCAAAGGGAAGACGCCCAACGGTTCAAGCCCAATGAGGGGGCTCATCGGGAGTTTGCAGAGGTGTTGCGGGAAGCCCGGGCCTGCGGGGTGGAGCTACGGGCCTATGATTGCCGGGTGACGCCCCCTGAAGTGAGTCTGCGCAGGGAAATCCCCGTGGATTTCTGA
- a CDS encoding MFS transporter, giving the protein MQDGGYQVEPTGRAIVYEGVQANTKLSVIDAVLMNLVVSMTNPFLGVFVLRLGASDFLLGLVTSLPALINVLFFIPATQLVRRATARLPIVIRYAFVGRTTYLLFALLVLLPLPGPLKALVFVLLLAAMNIPGTVTSLAWTEMFGRIFPDEKRAEVVAWRHMFGGIAAMLGTLLSGYFLDLVAFPVNFAVVFFAAYLLAMGSVYTFIQTTESPGGYAQSDAPFKLAPLFAGAQGGRFKYFCLAVFVMQLGVFMTAPVSTVYLVEELSLSNVHLGSLTTSTSLATIFASLLWAYVAGKWGHSLVLMLSMAGIGAFSLLFVLHDTLLYLLALHLFLGVFNAGYGMSVFNLLLEYADPQYKTNSIAFYHTVVNLAAFSAPFLGATLIGRVSFGVIFLVAGVLRLLGVVLLFGTGELGKFFRRDANETYNCRG; this is encoded by the coding sequence TTGCAAGACGGAGGTTATCAGGTGGAGCCTACGGGAAGAGCTATCGTCTATGAAGGGGTACAGGCTAATACCAAGCTTAGTGTCATTGATGCGGTGCTAATGAACCTAGTGGTCAGCATGACAAATCCATTCCTAGGTGTTTTCGTGCTACGCTTGGGAGCCTCGGATTTTCTGCTCGGCTTGGTGACCAGTCTGCCGGCCTTAATCAATGTTTTGTTTTTCATTCCAGCCACCCAGCTGGTGCGCCGGGCCACCGCCAGGTTACCCATAGTGATTAGGTACGCCTTTGTGGGTCGAACCACGTATCTTTTGTTTGCCTTGTTGGTCCTGCTGCCTTTGCCTGGTCCCTTGAAGGCGTTGGTCTTTGTGCTGCTGCTGGCAGCCATGAATATTCCAGGTACGGTGACTAGCTTGGCCTGGACCGAGATGTTCGGGCGGATCTTTCCCGATGAGAAGCGTGCGGAGGTGGTGGCTTGGCGCCATATGTTCGGGGGTATTGCCGCCATGTTGGGGACGCTGCTCAGCGGTTATTTCCTGGACCTGGTTGCCTTTCCCGTTAATTTCGCTGTTGTATTTTTCGCAGCCTATTTGTTAGCGATGGGGTCAGTCTACACCTTTATTCAAACCACCGAGTCCCCTGGTGGCTATGCTCAGTCCGACGCACCTTTTAAACTGGCCCCTCTGTTCGCTGGGGCCCAGGGTGGGCGGTTCAAATACTTTTGTCTGGCGGTTTTTGTGATGCAGCTGGGAGTTTTCATGACTGCACCGGTGAGTACGGTGTATTTGGTGGAAGAGCTTTCTTTGTCCAACGTGCATCTGGGGTCTTTGACTACCAGCACTAGCCTTGCCACCATCTTTGCTTCGCTGCTTTGGGCCTATGTGGCCGGTAAGTGGGGGCACAGTCTGGTCCTGATGCTGTCCATGGCGGGGATCGGGGCCTTTTCCTTGCTGTTTGTTTTGCATGATACGTTACTCTATCTGTTGGCTTTGCACCTGTTTTTGGGGGTCTTTAACGCAGGATACGGGATGAGTGTCTTTAATCTTCTGTTGGAATATGCGGATCCTCAGTACAAGACCAACAGTATTGCCTTTTACCATACGGTGGTGAACCTTGCGGCCTTCAGTGCTCCTTTTTTGGGTGCGACCCTGATTGGACGTGTTTCCTTCGGTGTGATCTTCTTGGTGGCCGGAGTGCTCCGGCTGTTGGGTGTTGTGCTGCTTTTTGGTACCGGGGAGCTAGGTAAGTTCTTTAGGAGGGATGCCAATGAAACTTATAATTGCCGTGGTTAG
- a CDS encoding cyclase family protein, translated as MIDITLPLVSTLPLWPGDPPFVWTAVSSMHEGAAYNNSKIELGVHCGTHIDAPNHYLADGPTVEALPLDVLIGPCRVLDLSHVDTLITAAVLEKYELAGCSRLLLKTRNSKLLHTGEFHRDYVALGECGARYLLEQGVKLVGIDYYSIAPYDDPETVHRLLLAKNVAILEAVDLASVAAGQYELICLPLLIPGADAAPVRTVLRGLLGT; from the coding sequence GTGATCGATATTACCTTACCTTTGGTATCAACCTTGCCCCTATGGCCTGGGGATCCACCCTTTGTGTGGACCGCGGTCAGTTCCATGCATGAAGGGGCGGCATACAATAATTCCAAGATTGAACTGGGAGTACACTGTGGGACCCATATCGACGCTCCCAATCATTATCTTGCTGATGGGCCGACGGTGGAGGCCCTTCCTTTGGATGTATTGATCGGTCCTTGTCGTGTGTTGGATCTTAGCCATGTGGATACCCTCATTACCGCTGCGGTACTGGAGAAATATGAGCTTGCGGGTTGTTCGCGGCTACTGCTTAAGACCCGCAATTCAAAGCTGCTGCACACCGGTGAGTTTCACAGGGACTATGTGGCGTTAGGGGAGTGTGGGGCAAGGTATCTTTTGGAGCAGGGTGTGAAGCTAGTGGGGATCGATTATTACTCCATCGCCCCCTACGATGATCCGGAGACGGTGCATCGATTGCTCCTTGCCAAGAATGTGGCCATTCTGGAGGCGGTGGACTTGGCTTCAGTGGCGGCGGGCCAGTATGAACTGATCTGTCTTCCACTACTCATTCCCGGAGCCGATGCGGCACCGGTGCGGACGGTGCTGCGCGGGCTGCTTGGCACATAG
- a CDS encoding sucrase, with protein MLEQEDWYVWGATMAKTPDGLCHLLFSRWPKVKGFNAWVTHSEIAHAVADHPLGPYVVQGTVFKGRGGTAWDADVVHNPQMIYHAGRYYLYYMGTRGPGGFWDYRNRQRIGVAVADHPAGPWERLPEPIINVTPGAWDSLMMSNPACCYFKGKFYLLYKGVNHSPTPQEGSVRYGVAISDSPTGPFVKHPAPVIENPTTGWSVEDAYVWAEGEYLYCLVKDFQGYFTKAERNTLALFYSTDGLKWEPCEQPLALRREIIWEDGTRQEVHRLERPQLWLENGKPAVLFCACLPEQEANTSFNLHIPLTDVGK; from the coding sequence ATGTTGGAACAAGAAGACTGGTATGTCTGGGGTGCGACGATGGCAAAAACCCCCGATGGGCTGTGTCATCTCCTCTTTTCCCGGTGGCCCAAGGTGAAAGGGTTCAATGCCTGGGTGACCCACTCGGAAATTGCCCATGCCGTCGCGGATCATCCCTTGGGACCCTACGTGGTACAGGGGACGGTGTTCAAAGGAAGGGGCGGAACGGCCTGGGATGCCGATGTTGTTCATAACCCCCAAATGATCTACCATGCCGGCCGGTACTATCTTTATTACATGGGCACCAGGGGACCCGGTGGCTTTTGGGATTACCGGAATCGCCAACGGATCGGAGTTGCGGTGGCGGATCACCCCGCAGGGCCTTGGGAACGTTTGCCGGAACCCATAATCAATGTAACCCCTGGCGCCTGGGACAGCTTGATGATGTCCAACCCGGCTTGCTGTTATTTTAAGGGCAAGTTCTATCTCCTGTATAAAGGGGTAAACCACAGTCCTACTCCCCAGGAGGGGTCGGTCCGCTATGGTGTGGCGATCAGTGATTCGCCCACTGGTCCTTTTGTCAAGCATCCGGCCCCGGTGATTGAAAACCCCACCACAGGATGGTCGGTGGAGGACGCTTATGTCTGGGCCGAAGGGGAATATCTGTATTGCCTTGTAAAGGATTTCCAAGGATACTTCACCAAGGCGGAGCGGAATACCTTGGCACTGTTCTATTCCACCGATGGCCTCAAGTGGGAGCCCTGTGAGCAGCCCCTTGCCCTGCGGCGGGAGATTATCTGGGAAGACGGTACTCGACAGGAAGTCCACCGATTGGAGCGGCCCCAGCTGTGGTTGGAGAATGGCAAACCGGCGGTTCTGTTCTGCGCTTGCCTGCCGGAGCAAGAGGCCAATACCAGCTTCAACCTGCATATTCCATTGACCGATGTCGGCAAGTAG
- a CDS encoding extracellular solute-binding protein — protein MKVRNATILRILAVYLLLLSVWSGNCLAKDRLTVHLVSLPPNALKYIRENVIPAFESQYDCEVTIVSVDWGNRADALMVATAAGIPPDIFMSGAEHVKELVELGLLYCIDQEWAEWEDKDDFFPPTLGSSTYDGRRYGVPIYFAPRVWWYRQHIFDESGLDSSNPPATWSEMLTTVKRLTLIDGDNRVVRQGYDLSRTYPADMHAAFQDYIVYLWQAGGELIDEITRQPLFNTDAGREALQFMVDLKETVIPPGTQLAAIGGTGGAFAQGKAAIYFAGPWVPAEVKEVAPGQADDVAAFYKLAGKGGAYSVVFSDWLGIHSASPNKELAWRFIQALTSPEALLGMHLHTGLLAPRRSLMMDFVEEVPASRYLYEGMDYMRAFPPAADSMEMREAWYQQYMEVMEGKKDISSALAEAALLWSVIAQ, from the coding sequence ATGAAAGTAAGAAACGCTACAATTCTGAGGATCCTCGCTGTGTATTTGCTGCTTCTCTCTGTATGGTCGGGTAACTGCTTGGCAAAGGATAGGCTGACGGTTCACCTTGTCTCCCTGCCACCGAACGCATTGAAGTATATTAGGGAGAATGTGATCCCCGCGTTTGAAAGCCAGTACGACTGTGAAGTTACAATTGTGAGCGTGGACTGGGGCAATCGCGCCGATGCGCTGATGGTGGCCACCGCGGCCGGTATTCCCCCGGATATTTTCATGAGCGGTGCGGAACATGTGAAGGAATTGGTTGAGCTAGGTCTTCTTTACTGCATCGATCAGGAATGGGCGGAGTGGGAGGACAAGGATGATTTCTTCCCGCCCACCCTGGGAAGTTCCACCTATGACGGGCGGCGGTACGGTGTACCCATCTACTTTGCGCCCCGGGTCTGGTGGTACCGCCAGCACATCTTCGATGAAAGTGGCCTTGATAGCTCAAACCCCCCTGCCACCTGGAGTGAGATGTTGACTACGGTGAAACGCCTCACCTTGATCGATGGGGATAACCGGGTTGTAAGGCAAGGATATGATCTATCGAGGACCTATCCAGCCGACATGCATGCCGCCTTCCAGGATTATATCGTCTATCTGTGGCAGGCCGGTGGGGAGCTGATTGATGAAATAACGCGTCAACCTTTATTCAACACCGATGCAGGTCGGGAAGCCCTGCAGTTCATGGTTGATTTGAAGGAAACGGTTATTCCCCCTGGAACGCAGTTGGCGGCTATTGGTGGAACAGGTGGGGCCTTTGCCCAAGGCAAAGCCGCGATCTACTTCGCAGGACCATGGGTACCGGCGGAAGTAAAGGAGGTAGCCCCTGGTCAAGCAGACGATGTTGCCGCGTTTTACAAGTTGGCCGGAAAAGGCGGCGCGTACAGTGTCGTGTTCAGTGATTGGCTGGGGATCCATTCGGCTAGCCCCAACAAGGAACTGGCTTGGCGGTTTATCCAAGCGCTCACTTCACCCGAGGCCCTGCTGGGTATGCATCTGCATACGGGACTGTTGGCGCCGCGGCGGTCCTTGATGATGGACTTTGTTGAGGAGGTGCCGGCGAGCCGTTACCTCTACGAGGGAATGGACTACATGCGCGCCTTCCCACCCGCTGCCGATTCTATGGAAATGAGAGAGGCATGGTACCAGCAGTATATGGAGGTTATGGAGGGCAAAAAGGATATCAGCAGTGCCTTGGCCGAAGCGGCCCTGTTGTGGAGTGTTATAGCTCAGTAA
- a CDS encoding LacI family transcriptional regulator, protein MVVSLKDVAREAGVSVCTVSRVINNTYRHKVSDATRKRVYDAMKKLNYEPNLNARGLVKKRTHLIGLLVSRLVVSFVSEIVQGIQDEADKHNYSILFYSTYNDVVKEKACFEALRRKRVDGIIYMPGAADFCTSEDGKRYLQSIISQGTKIVQMCSNYPEFDTPYVIVDNEAGGYTATMYLVSLGHTRIAHFHESSTRDGEERFVGYQLALEEAGIPFAPELVRPCRYDWRSGYEAMQQLLALPNRPTAVFACDDMSAWGAMQAVTDAGLRVPDDVAIVGFDDITIAPFLPVALTTVHQPKGDLGALTVDMLLKYIDGQQPLNYVLKPELVIRQSCGGSSLSRFESVIRK, encoded by the coding sequence ATGGTTGTATCATTGAAGGACGTTGCCCGGGAAGCTGGCGTCTCCGTTTGCACTGTCTCCCGGGTGATAAACAATACCTACCGCCACAAGGTTAGTGACGCCACCCGAAAAAGGGTGTATGACGCCATGAAGAAGCTCAATTATGAGCCTAACCTGAATGCCCGTGGTCTTGTCAAGAAACGGACGCACCTCATCGGGTTATTGGTGTCGCGGCTAGTTGTATCCTTTGTATCGGAGATTGTGCAGGGTATCCAGGATGAAGCAGATAAGCACAACTACAGCATTCTGTTTTACAGCACATACAATGATGTGGTTAAGGAGAAGGCTTGCTTTGAGGCCCTTCGGCGGAAGCGGGTAGACGGTATCATCTATATGCCGGGGGCGGCAGATTTTTGTACCAGCGAAGACGGGAAGCGCTATTTGCAAAGCATCATCAGTCAAGGGACCAAGATTGTCCAAATGTGCTCTAACTATCCCGAATTTGATACTCCCTACGTGATCGTGGACAACGAGGCTGGGGGATATACAGCTACTATGTACTTGGTGTCACTGGGCCATACCCGGATTGCCCATTTTCACGAGAGTAGCACCCGGGATGGTGAGGAAAGATTTGTTGGTTATCAGTTGGCCCTTGAGGAGGCAGGGATTCCCTTCGCCCCCGAACTGGTCAGACCTTGCCGCTATGATTGGCGGAGTGGTTATGAAGCGATGCAGCAGTTGTTGGCCCTGCCCAACCGGCCAACGGCGGTCTTTGCCTGTGATGATATGTCCGCCTGGGGCGCCATGCAGGCAGTGACCGATGCGGGCCTTAGGGTCCCTGATGATGTTGCTATCGTTGGTTTTGACGATATTACCATTGCACCATTTCTTCCTGTGGCGTTGACTACGGTTCACCAACCCAAAGGAGACCTGGGTGCGCTGACCGTTGACATGCTACTTAAGTATATTGACGGTCAACAACCATTGAATTACGTTCTTAAGCCTGAACTGGTGATACGCCAGTCCTGTGGTGGAAGTTCTTTGTCACGTTTTGAGTCGGTCATACGCAAGTAG
- a CDS encoding alpha/beta hydrolase, translating to MTRQVALFAVAVIVLGVVVGTAEANPIDALNAYLSLDPSVRPPLSEQSFAKEPLSREQAEMAAAMLWAARSEQIRAERKDMMDRRVVYIKMGTDIFEMPFYYRVFGEPVEGKYSLYISLHGGGSTSAAANDQQWENQKNLYQLEEGIYLAPRAPADSWDMWHQPQVDLLLDCLIENMIVFENVDPNRIYLMGYSAGGDGVYQLAPRMADRFAAAAMMAGHPNDAEPYGLRNIGFTIQMGGQDSAYNRAKVAAEWKQWLAALQAADPDGYKHWVQIYPQYGHWMQGADRVALPWMAQFTRDPYPSRVVWKQDDVTHTRFYWLGTTPEEARRARMVIANYEGQEVHLERCAVRVLQLRLHDRMLDLDQPIRVTWGKEVLFEGIVARTIEAIASSLEERADPESVCFAELWLEI from the coding sequence TTGACCAGACAAGTCGCGCTCTTTGCTGTTGCGGTAATCGTCCTGGGGGTGGTTGTAGGTACAGCCGAGGCGAATCCCATCGATGCGCTAAATGCATACTTGAGCTTGGATCCTTCTGTCCGACCGCCGCTTTCAGAACAATCCTTTGCAAAAGAACCCTTAAGTAGAGAACAGGCTGAGATGGCTGCAGCCATGTTATGGGCTGCGAGGAGCGAACAGATTCGGGCTGAGCGGAAGGACATGATGGACAGACGGGTCGTCTACATAAAGATGGGAACAGATATCTTTGAGATGCCGTTCTACTATAGGGTTTTTGGTGAACCGGTGGAGGGAAAGTATAGTCTTTACATATCCCTGCACGGTGGTGGCTCAACAAGCGCCGCGGCCAATGATCAGCAATGGGAAAACCAAAAGAACCTATACCAGCTAGAAGAGGGGATCTACCTGGCCCCCCGCGCTCCCGCTGACAGTTGGGATATGTGGCATCAGCCTCAGGTGGATCTGCTGTTGGATTGCTTGATCGAGAATATGATTGTATTCGAGAACGTAGATCCCAATCGCATATATCTGATGGGCTATTCGGCCGGGGGAGATGGGGTCTACCAGCTTGCTCCCCGGATGGCTGATCGTTTTGCCGCAGCTGCCATGATGGCAGGCCATCCAAATGATGCTGAACCCTACGGATTGCGAAACATCGGCTTTACGATCCAAATGGGAGGACAGGATTCGGCGTATAACCGAGCCAAAGTCGCGGCTGAGTGGAAGCAATGGCTCGCTGCGTTGCAGGCAGCTGACCCCGACGGATACAAACACTGGGTGCAGATTTATCCCCAGTATGGTCATTGGATGCAGGGGGCCGACAGGGTTGCCTTGCCCTGGATGGCTCAGTTTACCAGGGATCCCTATCCTTCCCGGGTGGTGTGGAAGCAGGACGACGTAACCCATACCCGGTTTTACTGGCTGGGGACCACTCCGGAAGAAGCCCGTCGGGCTCGGATGGTGATCGCCAATTATGAAGGCCAGGAGGTTCACCTTGAACGCTGTGCTGTGCGAGTGTTACAGTTAAGGCTCCATGACCGGATGCTGGATCTGGATCAACCAATTCGGGTAACCTGGGGAAAGGAAGTGTTGTTTGAGGGTATCGTTGCTCGTACCATTGAAGCGATTGCCTCGTCCTTGGAAGAACGGGCTGATCCAGAGTCGGTATGTTTTGCTGAGCTTTGGCTCGAAATCTAG